From a single Endozoicomonas euniceicola genomic region:
- a CDS encoding tetratricopeptide repeat protein has protein sequence MNIKPPHQAFNADSKTTDISPQGRGRGRGGSLIRTVQETVRKITPPPCHSPDTPCVNYWKNMIGMGCHSPESDMTCVSARKVTPTGTDKLNPSANSVHREVKRRLDNGYKFIKQKKWNEAVKEFKAIRGATPEQEIRKISSHARALNKLRQFKAALNLLDQLPDSDDKSIDSRSIIVSKAIAFEGLKRYEEAEVQLLALFEQEEGINKSDIIPCNNHYTNLALARLWQLMGKYDEAEALLLATFSQESGNYEMGIPCDNHYTNLALARFLQLRGKYKEAEALLLATFSQESGDYDKGIPCKNHDTNLALARLWQLMGKYDEAEALLLATFSQESGDYDKGIPCKNHDTNLALARLWELMGNYDEAEALLLATFSQESGNYEMGIPCDNHETNLALVRLWELMGKYDEAEALLLATFSQESGNYEMGIPCDNDETNLALARLWELMGKYDEAEALLLATFRQESGDFKRGKPCNNHKTNQALACLWLLMGKYDEAEALLLATFRQQSGDVKKGKPCKNHDTNLTMARLLEKRDRCDDAETLLLATFRQESGDLKKDKPCNNHDTNLALARLWQLMGKNKEAEALLLATFRQESGDLKKNKPCNNHDTNLALARHWQLMGKNKEAEALLLATFRQESGDLKKGRPCNNHDTNLALAYNWAREGKLIHTRKLITKALDTKFLTKDQKYSYKLTLAISYTGTEEFDAYIENVTLSVDKEHAQSIHSLKLFINQGLDESQKEDGYPYLKEALTHVENALSCTISNEKKAQLLSQKAHVIRFLEPGKRRWKKLFEEAARLDPSRNLKDKMEPWRKDENKLLTKLGIK, from the coding sequence ATGAATATAAAACCACCACATCAGGCTTTTAATGCCGATTCAAAGACAACCGATATTTCTCCGCAAGGCCGTGGACGAGGCCGTGGTGGATCATTAATAAGAACCGTTCAGGAAACCGTTAGAAAAATCACCCCCCCTCCATGTCACTCACCAGATACGCCATGTGTAAACTATTGGAAAAATATGATCGGGATGGGTTGTCACTCACCAGAATCAGATATGACATGTGTAAGTGCAAGAAAAGTTACTCCCACTGGAACAGATAAATTAAACCCTTCTGCTAACAGTGTTCACCGGGAAGTAAAACGCCGTTTGGATAATGGTTACAAATTCATCAAGCAAAAAAAATGGAATGAGGCAGTTAAAGAATTTAAAGCGATCAGGGGAGCTACCCCTGAGCAGGAGATTAGAAAAATATCAAGCCATGCTCGTGCCCTTAATAAACTCAGGCAATTTAAAGCCGCTTTGAATTTGCTTGATCAATTACCCGACTCCGACGATAAAAGCATCGACAGTAGAAGCATCATAGTGTCGAAAGCCATTGCTTTTGAGGGTCTAAAACGATACGAAGAGGCCGAAGTCCAGCTGCTGGCTCTCTTCGAGCAGGAGGAAGGTATTAACAAAAGCGACATCATACCTTGTAACAACCATTATACGAACCTGGCACTGGCTCGCCTCTGGCAGCTAATGGGCAAGTACGATGAGGCAGAAGCCCTGCTGCTGGCCACCTTCAGTCAAGAGTCCGGTAATTACGAAATGGGCATACCTTGTGACAACCATTATACGAACCTGGCGCTGGCTCGCTTTTTGCAGCTAAGGGGCAAGTACAAGGAGGCAGAAGCCCTGCTGCTGGCCACCTTCAGTCAAGAGTCCGGGGATTACGACAAGGGCATACCTTGTAAAAACCATGATACGAACCTGGCACTGGCTCGTCTCTGGCAGCTAATGGGCAAGTACGATGAGGCAGAAGCCTTGCTGCTGGCCACCTTCAGTCAAGAGTCCGGGGATTACGACAAGGGCATACCTTGTAAAAACCATGATACGAACCTGGCACTGGCTCGCCTCTGGGAGCTAATGGGCAACTACGATGAGGCAGAAGCCCTGCTGCTGGCCACCTTCAGTCAAGAGTCCGGTAATTACGAAATGGGCATACCTTGTGACAACCATGAGACGAACCTGGCACTGGTTCGTCTCTGGGAGCTAATGGGCAAGTACGATGAGGCAGAAGCCCTGCTGCTGGCCACCTTCAGTCAAGAGTCCGGTAATTACGAAATGGGCATACCTTGTGACAACGATGAGACGAACCTGGCACTGGCTCGTCTCTGGGAGCTAATGGGCAAGTACGATGAGGCAGAAGCCCTGCTGCTGGCCACCTTCAGGCAGGAGTCCGGGGATTTCAAAAGGGGCAAACCTTGTAACAACCATAAGACGAATCAGGCACTGGCTTGTCTCTGGCTGCTAATGGGCAAGTACGATGAGGCAGAAGCCCTGCTGCTGGCCACCTTCAGGCAGCAGTCCGGGGATGTCAAAAAGGGCAAACCTTGTAAAAACCATGATACGAATCTGACAATGGCTCGTCTCCTGGAGAAGCGGGACAGGTGCGATGATGCAGAAACCCTGCTGCTGGCCACCTTCAGGCAAGAGTCCGGGGATTTGAAAAAAGACAAACCCTGTAACAACCATGATACGAATCTGGCACTGGCTCGTCTCTGGCAGCTAATGGGCAAGAACAAGGAGGCAGAAGCCCTGCTGCTGGCCACCTTCAGGCAGGAGTCCGGGGATTTGAAAAAGAACAAACCCTGTAACAACCATGATACGAATCTGGCACTGGCTCGTCACTGGCAGCTAATGGGCAAGAACAAGGAGGCAGAAGCCCTGCTGCTGGCCACCTTCAGGCAGGAGTCCGGGGATTTGAAAAAAGGCAGACCTTGTAACAACCATGATACGAACCTGGCACTGGCTTACAACTGGGCAAGAGAGGGTAAACTTATTCACACTAGAAAACTGATAACAAAAGCCCTTGATACTAAATTTTTGACAAAGGATCAAAAATACAGTTACAAGCTGACACTAGCCATTTCATACACCGGCACTGAAGAATTTGATGCTTATATCGAAAATGTTACTTTGTCTGTCGATAAGGAGCATGCTCAGTCAATTCATAGCCTGAAACTTTTCATAAACCAGGGACTGGACGAAAGCCAGAAGGAAGACGGTTACCCATATCTGAAGGAGGCTTTAACCCATGTGGAAAACGCACTTTCGTGTACAATCTCTAATGAGAAGAAAGCTCAGTTATTGTCACAAAAGGCTCATGTTATAAGGTTTCTGGAACCAGGCAAGAGGAGGTGGAAGAAGCTCTTCGAAGAGGCCGCCCGGTTGGATCCGTCAAGAAATTTGAAAGATAAAATGGAACCATGGCGGAAAGATGAGAATAAGCTGCTGACAAAGTTGGGAATAAAGTAA
- the coaE gene encoding dephospho-CoA kinase (Dephospho-CoA kinase (CoaE) performs the final step in coenzyme A biosynthesis.) produces the protein MSLVIGVTGGIGSGKTAVTDYFAALGIAIVDADQAARVVVEPGQPALEKIAQRHKGILQKEDGSLNRRKLRDIIFASDSERAWLEQLLHPLIREQIMTELKASVSPYSILVSPLMIETDQHLLADRVLVVDVTVEQQIARTMSRDNMTEAQTRSILSKQATREERMEKADDIVDNSQSLEQLYPQLDKLHQHYLKLAKQR, from the coding sequence ATGAGCCTGGTTATAGGTGTTACCGGTGGAATAGGCAGTGGTAAAACGGCGGTGACTGACTACTTTGCCGCGCTGGGCATCGCTATTGTTGATGCGGATCAGGCCGCCCGGGTCGTGGTGGAGCCGGGTCAGCCAGCACTGGAAAAAATCGCACAGCGCCATAAGGGCATCCTTCAAAAAGAAGATGGCAGCCTGAACCGTCGTAAACTGCGGGATATTATCTTTGCCAGTGACAGTGAGCGAGCCTGGCTGGAACAACTGCTACACCCTCTGATTCGTGAACAGATTATGACCGAACTCAAAGCGTCTGTGTCACCTTATTCGATTCTGGTTTCACCCTTGATGATAGAAACAGACCAGCACCTTCTTGCAGACCGGGTTCTGGTGGTGGATGTGACGGTTGAACAACAGATTGCCCGAACCATGAGCCGGGACAATATGACCGAAGCACAGACCCGCAGTATTCTGTCCAAACAGGCGACCAGGGAAGAACGCATGGAAAAAGCCGACGATATTGTTGATAACAGCCAGTCGCTGGAACAGCTTTATCCGCAACTGGACAAGCTGCACCAGCACTATCTGAAACTAGCTAAACAACGCTGA
- a CDS encoding phosphatidylinositol 4-kinase, whose amino-acid sequence MPEPRGIQPNSQTRVHLRSNDALRKAPKKIGNAFNRRVFPHKAKKNLIQQQPPGHAHKSIHLRGVKQASPKNQITPPSPPESKGAQQPFQPRTSGEGAAIYKNLQYRSLVARERVTAQFEHPQQVSKNITDAAWSFYHQGNNSVWGKNHTLLAKAGQLGQVGSSINRHDQALAQPLSRKAGGVEHQGRHVIDNLQKGINQVDQLLLQQGHVMPQSEYQYLSGVKQSLQNEQKLMLQVMDDPGTASVSSSLNLHQAMELKRLGYDLTPTIAKHFSPFNDHHLIKGSDQKFGSGAIHSVTKLKFQTQTGVIEKIFKGEDPVDPCPFDSITGTENYLDKNKPRFAARNFAAAKFDNLLETGLMPKMELTVHDGKLGVLMDVAKGVKPWEQQSNTYNRIPVEDHRQPRLAANIQQQLNSAEWLDGICAQQDRHAGNLFVDTQSGKVTLIDNDMGFYPGQREVRTPSRPGGFRRFSGSTAGLPAVIDNRVYQKLMSITPKQIHQQMDGLLTPREIQSTVSRVQQLQRHARQLANNGRVIENWQKWKDPATGLNAVKFQRKYAPDSYLLSVQGQTRGL is encoded by the coding sequence ATGCCTGAACCCAGAGGAATACAGCCAAACAGCCAGACACGGGTTCACCTGCGCTCCAATGACGCTCTCCGGAAAGCGCCCAAAAAAATTGGTAATGCGTTTAATCGCAGGGTCTTTCCCCATAAGGCAAAGAAAAACCTTATCCAGCAGCAACCTCCCGGGCATGCACACAAGTCAATCCACCTGCGCGGGGTAAAGCAGGCTTCACCAAAAAACCAGATCACGCCTCCATCACCTCCTGAAAGCAAAGGGGCGCAGCAGCCTTTTCAGCCCAGAACATCGGGTGAAGGCGCAGCCATCTATAAAAACCTGCAATATCGGTCACTGGTTGCCAGAGAACGGGTCACTGCCCAGTTTGAGCACCCTCAACAAGTTTCGAAAAACATCACTGATGCTGCCTGGTCTTTTTATCATCAGGGTAATAACAGTGTCTGGGGGAAAAACCATACCCTCCTGGCAAAAGCCGGTCAGCTTGGACAGGTCGGCAGCAGCATCAACCGCCATGACCAGGCACTGGCACAACCATTATCCAGAAAGGCTGGAGGCGTAGAACATCAGGGCAGGCATGTGATTGACAATCTGCAAAAAGGAATTAATCAGGTGGATCAGTTACTGCTGCAACAAGGGCATGTCATGCCTCAGTCTGAATACCAATATCTCTCAGGTGTGAAACAAAGTCTCCAGAATGAGCAGAAATTAATGCTTCAGGTAATGGATGATCCCGGCACGGCATCCGTTTCCAGCTCACTGAATCTGCATCAGGCCATGGAGCTGAAACGGCTGGGGTATGACCTGACCCCGACAATCGCAAAACATTTCAGTCCTTTTAACGACCACCACCTGATCAAAGGGTCTGACCAGAAGTTTGGCTCCGGAGCCATTCATTCCGTGACCAAATTAAAGTTCCAGACTCAAACCGGCGTGATAGAGAAAATTTTCAAGGGAGAAGATCCGGTTGACCCCTGTCCCTTTGACTCCATCACCGGAACTGAAAATTACCTTGATAAGAACAAACCCAGGTTTGCTGCCCGTAACTTTGCGGCAGCAAAGTTTGACAACCTGCTGGAAACCGGGCTGATGCCAAAAATGGAACTAACGGTTCACGATGGCAAGCTTGGCGTATTAATGGATGTCGCCAAAGGTGTTAAACCCTGGGAACAGCAGTCTAATACCTATAACCGGATTCCCGTGGAAGACCATCGCCAACCCCGGCTGGCGGCGAATATTCAGCAACAGCTGAACAGTGCTGAATGGCTGGATGGTATCTGCGCCCAGCAGGATCGTCATGCGGGCAACCTGTTTGTTGATACTCAGTCTGGCAAGGTCACACTCATCGACAACGACATGGGCTTTTATCCGGGTCAGCGCGAAGTTCGCACTCCCTCCAGACCAGGTGGTTTTCGCCGATTCAGTGGTAGTACTGCCGGTTTGCCAGCGGTGATAGATAACAGGGTTTACCAGAAGTTGATGTCGATCACTCCGAAACAGATTCACCAGCAGATGGACGGGCTGCTAACCCCACGGGAAATACAGTCGACCGTCAGCCGGGTTCAGCAACTGCAACGCCATGCCAGACAATTAGCAAACAATGGTCGGGTGATTGAGAACTGGCAGAAATGGAAGGACCCGGCAACCGGATTAAACGCCGTAAAATTCCAGCGTAAGTATGCGCCCGACAGCTACCTGTTATCCGTTCAAGGTCAGACCAGAGGATTATAG
- a CDS encoding tetratricopeptide repeat protein, giving the protein MNIKPPHQAFSANPKTTDISPQGRGRGRGRGRGGSLTGTVQEAVGKITPPPCHSPESDMTCASASARRVTPTGTDKLNPSADSVHREVRRRLDNGYKFIKQQKWNEAVKEFKAIKGANPQQEIQKISGHARALNKLGQFKAALNLLDQLPDSDDKSIDNRSIMVSKATAFEGLKRYEEAEVQLLALFEQEGGINKRDIKPCNKHDTNLALVRLWELMGKYDKAEALLLATFSQESGDYEKGIPCNNHYTNLALARFLQITRRYDEAEALLLATFSQESGDYRKGILCKYHDTNLALARLLQITRRYDEAEVLLLATFSQESGDYDKGIPCKNHDTNLALARLWELMGRYDEAEALLLATFRQESGDLKKGKPCNNHQTNLALVYLWELMDKYDEAEALLLATFRQESGDLKKGKPCNNHDTNLALVRLWELMDRPDEAKALLLATFRQESGDLKKGKPCNNHDTNLVLAYNWAREGKLVRARNLITKDLDTKFLTKDQKNSCKLALAISYTGTEEFNAHIENVTLSVDKEHAQSIHNLCFFMKWGLGESQKEGGSPYLKEALTHVENALSCIVSNEKKAQLLSQKAHVIRFLEPGKKQWKELFEEAARLDPSRNLKDKMEPWRQNENKLLTKLGIK; this is encoded by the coding sequence ATGAATATAAAACCACCACATCAGGCTTTTAGTGCCAATCCAAAGACAACCGATATTTCTCCGCAAGGCCGTGGACGAGGCCGTGGACGAGGCCGTGGTGGATCATTAACAGGAACCGTTCAGGAAGCCGTTGGAAAAATCACCCCCCCACCATGTCACTCACCAGAATCAGATATGACATGTGCAAGTGCAAGTGCAAGAAGAGTTACTCCCACTGGAACAGATAAATTAAACCCTTCTGCTGACAGTGTTCACCGGGAAGTAAGACGCCGTTTGGATAATGGTTACAAATTCATCAAACAACAAAAATGGAATGAGGCAGTTAAAGAATTTAAAGCGATCAAGGGAGCTAACCCTCAGCAGGAAATTCAGAAAATATCAGGCCATGCTCGTGCCCTTAATAAACTCGGGCAATTTAAAGCCGCTTTGAATTTGCTTGATCAATTACCCGACTCCGACGATAAAAGCATCGACAATAGAAGCATCATGGTGTCGAAAGCCACTGCTTTTGAGGGTCTAAAACGATACGAAGAGGCCGAAGTCCAGCTGCTGGCTCTCTTCGAGCAGGAGGGAGGGATTAACAAAAGGGACATCAAACCTTGTAACAAGCATGATACGAACCTGGCACTGGTTCGTCTCTGGGAGCTAATGGGTAAGTACGATAAGGCAGAAGCCCTGCTGCTGGCCACCTTCAGCCAAGAGTCCGGGGATTACGAAAAGGGCATACCTTGTAACAACCATTATACGAACCTGGCACTGGCTCGTTTCTTGCAAATAACGCGCAGGTACGATGAGGCAGAAGCCCTGCTGCTGGCCACCTTCAGTCAAGAGTCCGGGGATTACAGAAAAGGCATACTTTGTAAATACCATGATACGAACCTGGCACTGGCTCGTCTCTTGCAAATAACGCGCAGGTACGATGAGGCAGAAGTCCTGCTGCTGGCCACCTTCAGTCAAGAGTCCGGGGATTACGACAAGGGCATACCTTGTAAAAACCATGATACGAACCTGGCACTGGCTCGTCTCTGGGAGCTAATGGGCAGGTACGATGAGGCAGAAGCCCTGCTGCTGGCCACCTTCAGGCAGGAGTCCGGGGATTTGAAAAAAGGCAAACCTTGTAACAACCATCAGACGAACCTTGCACTGGTTTATCTCTGGGAGCTAATGGACAAGTACGATGAGGCAGAAGCCCTGCTGCTGGCCACCTTCAGACAGGAGTCCGGGGATTTGAAAAAAGGCAAACCTTGTAACAACCATGATACGAACCTGGCACTGGTTCGTCTCTGGGAGCTAATGGACAGGCCCGATGAGGCAAAAGCCCTGCTGCTGGCCACCTTCAGGCAGGAGTCCGGGGATTTGAAAAAAGGCAAACCTTGTAACAACCATGATACGAACCTGGTACTGGCTTACAACTGGGCAAGAGAGGGTAAACTTGTTCGCGCTAGAAACCTGATAACAAAAGACCTTGACACTAAATTTTTGACAAAGGATCAAAAAAACAGTTGCAAGCTGGCACTAGCCATTTCATACACCGGTACTGAAGAATTTAATGCTCATATCGAAAATGTTACTTTGTCTGTCGACAAGGAGCATGCTCAGTCAATCCACAACCTGTGTTTTTTCATGAAATGGGGACTGGGCGAAAGCCAGAAGGAAGGCGGTTCCCCATATCTGAAGGAGGCTTTAACCCATGTGGAAAACGCACTTTCGTGTATAGTCTCTAATGAGAAGAAAGCTCAGTTATTGTCACAAAAGGCTCATGTGATAAGGTTTCTGGAACCAGGCAAGAAGCAGTGGAAGGAGCTGTTCGAAGAGGCCGCCCGGTTGGATCCGTCAAGAAATTTGAAAGATAAAATGGAACCATGGCGGCAAAATGAGAATAAGCTGCTGACAAAGTTGGGAATAAAGTAA
- a CDS encoding prepilin peptidase, which translates to MLLPEFLQASPGCFLLALTLLGLIVGSFLNVVILRLPIMMERQWKLECLEALHPDKVPENPIKYNLATPGSNCMECGYRIRPWENIPVLSYLFLKGQCSHCKTPISIRYPLIEIISATLAVVSGIVFGASTTTLFVCLLAWALLTLTVIDLDTQLLPDSITLPLLWLGLLVNTQHLFVPLTDAVFGAVAGYLSLWLVYWGFKLATGKEGMGYGDFKLLAALGAWLGWQMLPLIILLSSLVGTLAGVGLMIFKKHNREQPIPFGPYLAAAGFFALLWGNTLIEFYLQIMGMK; encoded by the coding sequence ATGCTACTTCCTGAATTTCTGCAAGCTTCACCCGGTTGTTTTTTATTAGCCTTAACCCTGCTCGGCCTGATTGTTGGCAGCTTTCTGAATGTGGTGATTCTGCGTCTGCCGATCATGATGGAAAGACAGTGGAAGCTTGAATGCCTGGAAGCCCTGCATCCGGATAAAGTACCGGAAAACCCGATAAAATATAATCTGGCCACACCGGGTTCAAATTGCATGGAGTGCGGATACAGGATTCGTCCCTGGGAAAACATCCCGGTACTGAGCTACCTGTTCCTGAAAGGTCAGTGCTCCCACTGCAAAACCCCTATTTCCATTCGCTACCCATTGATTGAGATCATCAGCGCCACTCTTGCAGTGGTGTCTGGAATCGTCTTTGGCGCATCAACAACCACCTTGTTCGTCTGTCTTCTGGCATGGGCATTACTGACACTGACGGTTATTGACCTGGATACTCAGCTGCTGCCCGACAGCATCACCCTGCCCCTGCTCTGGCTGGGCCTGCTGGTAAATACTCAACATCTGTTTGTCCCTCTGACTGATGCGGTGTTTGGTGCCGTGGCGGGCTACCTGTCGTTATGGCTGGTTTACTGGGGCTTCAAGCTGGCTACCGGCAAGGAAGGTATGGGCTATGGCGACTTTAAACTGCTGGCGGCACTGGGAGCCTGGCTGGGCTGGCAGATGCTGCCTCTGATCATTCTGCTGTCATCCCTGGTGGGAACACTGGCAGGGGTTGGCCTGATGATTTTCAAAAAACACAACCGCGAACAGCCGATTCCTTTTGGCCCTTATCTTGCCGCAGCGGGTTTTTTTGCATTGTTATGGGGTAACACCCTGATTGAGTTTTATCTGCAAATAATGGGAATGAAATGA
- a CDS encoding aldo/keto reductase family protein, which translates to MKAIPQWLYGTAWKEQATKDLVVKALESGFRAIDTANQRKHYFEAAVGDALTASSIDRQDLFLQSKFTFRPGQDDRLPYNPDARVREQVEQSFTRSLEHLGTDYLDSLLLHGPMLREGLSNDDLEAWAAMETIYHSGRVKAIGVSNFSASQLEDLNHHAAIKPAWVQNRCYAVTGWDRDVREVCQRHGIGYQGFSLLTANPAVGQQPAFQAIVAKTGLTAAQVIFQSAQRMKILPLTGTSSPEHMLEDLACNKVSLTEDDVTIVENILLTG; encoded by the coding sequence ATGAAAGCGATACCCCAATGGCTCTATGGCACAGCCTGGAAAGAGCAGGCCACTAAAGACCTGGTAGTGAAAGCGCTGGAGTCTGGCTTCAGGGCGATAGATACTGCCAACCAGCGCAAGCACTATTTCGAGGCAGCGGTTGGCGATGCCCTGACAGCAAGCAGTATTGACCGTCAGGATCTGTTCCTGCAAAGCAAATTCACATTCCGTCCCGGTCAGGATGACCGGTTGCCCTATAACCCTGATGCCCGTGTCAGGGAGCAGGTTGAACAGTCCTTTACCCGTTCACTGGAACACCTGGGTACCGATTACCTGGACTCTTTGCTTCTGCATGGTCCAATGCTCAGGGAAGGACTCTCCAACGATGATCTGGAAGCCTGGGCAGCCATGGAGACGATCTACCATTCAGGCAGGGTTAAGGCGATTGGTGTCAGTAACTTTTCCGCCAGCCAGCTCGAAGACCTGAATCATCACGCAGCCATAAAACCCGCCTGGGTTCAGAACCGCTGTTATGCTGTCACAGGCTGGGATCGTGATGTCAGGGAGGTCTGTCAACGTCATGGAATTGGCTATCAGGGGTTCTCGCTTCTGACCGCTAATCCGGCCGTTGGTCAGCAGCCGGCCTTTCAGGCGATTGTCGCAAAAACAGGGCTGACAGCCGCACAGGTTATTTTCCAGTCTGCGCAGAGGATGAAAATACTGCCTTTAACCGGTACTTCAAGCCCCGAACACATGCTCGAAGACCTTGCCTGTAACAAGGTCTCTCTGACCGAAGATGACGTGACAATCGTCGAAAACATTTTACTTACCGGATAA
- a CDS encoding NAD+ synthase: MSAAMLNIVMAQINLKVGDIDGNTSMVINAAEQARDTHQADLVVFPELTLCGYPPEDLLLRPSLILRTEQALHRLNAVKGIDIVIGVPGMGAHGLENQAVVLRDGQVMVRYAKQHLPNYQVFDEKRYFVPGHQIATFDCKGTRLALTICEDLWFQEPAMQAREAGADLILSLNASPFHKDKQSVRRETIRQRCQETGLPVLYVNLFGGQDELVFDGGSFAMNGDGRLMACGDYFSETLTPVRFDCDAKQFVEEQFAEKQIVPLPDLHSRVYRALVTGVRDYVNKNGFKGVVLGLSGGIDSALTLAIAVDALGADRVQAVMMPYRYTSEMSLQDAKEEADILGVDYKIMPIEPMFDAFMNTLSSEFADSGRDTTEENLQSRCRGVLLMAISNKKGYMVLTTGNKSEMAVGYATLYGDMCGGYNALKDVPKTLVFELSEYRNSLGYVIPQRVIDRPPSAELAPDQVDEDSLPPYSELDRIIEMYVEEDCSAETIIDEGFDRDTVYRVLRLIDINEFKRRQAVVGVRITPRGFGRDRRYPITNGWRPGV, encoded by the coding sequence ATGTCCGCAGCTATGCTCAATATCGTGATGGCACAGATCAACCTCAAGGTTGGTGACATCGACGGCAATACCTCTATGGTGATTAACGCCGCTGAACAGGCACGGGACACCCATCAGGCGGATCTGGTGGTGTTTCCGGAACTGACCCTGTGTGGCTACCCCCCTGAAGACCTGCTTCTTCGTCCCAGCCTGATTTTACGCACCGAACAGGCTTTACATCGACTGAACGCCGTTAAGGGCATTGATATTGTTATCGGTGTGCCGGGCATGGGTGCCCACGGTCTGGAAAATCAGGCGGTTGTTCTGCGCGATGGTCAGGTGATGGTTCGATATGCCAAGCAGCACCTGCCGAATTATCAGGTGTTTGATGAAAAGCGCTATTTTGTTCCGGGCCATCAAATAGCTACTTTTGACTGTAAAGGCACCCGACTGGCACTGACCATCTGTGAGGACCTCTGGTTCCAGGAACCTGCCATGCAGGCCAGGGAAGCCGGGGCAGACCTGATCCTGAGTCTTAATGCTTCGCCATTCCACAAGGACAAGCAGAGCGTTCGCCGTGAAACCATTCGCCAGCGTTGTCAGGAAACCGGTCTGCCGGTGTTGTATGTCAACCTGTTCGGAGGTCAGGACGAGCTGGTCTTTGACGGTGGCTCCTTTGCCATGAACGGCGATGGTCGGCTAATGGCCTGTGGCGATTACTTTTCTGAAACACTGACGCCGGTTCGTTTTGACTGTGACGCAAAGCAGTTTGTAGAAGAGCAGTTTGCAGAAAAACAGATTGTCCCTTTACCCGATCTGCACAGCCGGGTTTACAGAGCCCTGGTTACCGGTGTGCGAGATTATGTGAACAAGAACGGTTTTAAAGGCGTTGTGCTGGGGCTTTCCGGGGGAATCGATTCCGCCCTGACTCTGGCTATTGCGGTTGATGCCCTTGGGGCGGATCGGGTTCAGGCGGTTATGATGCCGTACCGTTACACCTCGGAAATGAGCCTTCAGGACGCAAAGGAAGAAGCGGATATTCTGGGTGTTGACTATAAAATCATGCCCATTGAGCCGATGTTTGATGCCTTTATGAATACCCTGAGCAGTGAGTTTGCCGACAGTGGTCGTGATACCACCGAGGAAAACCTGCAATCCCGTTGTCGGGGTGTGCTGCTGATGGCGATTTCCAACAAAAAAGGTTACATGGTGCTGACCACCGGTAACAAAAGTGAGATGGCCGTGGGTTATGCGACACTGTACGGTGATATGTGTGGCGGCTACAACGCTTTGAAAGACGTACCCAAAACTCTGGTGTTTGAACTGTCTGAATACCGTAACTCACTGGGTTATGTGATTCCCCAGCGAGTGATAGACCGACCACCTTCCGCGGAGCTGGCTCCGGATCAGGTGGATGAAGACAGCCTGCCGCCTTACAGTGAGCTGGATCGCATCATTGAGATGTACGTTGAGGAAGATTGCAGTGCTGAAACCATCATTGATGAAGGTTTTGATCGGGATACCGTTTACCGGGTGTTGCGCCTGATCGATATTAATGAATTTAAACGACGTCAGGCAGTGGTCGGTGTGCGTATAACACCACGGGGTTTTGGCCGGGACCGCCGTTATCCGATTACCAATGGCTGGCGTCCCGGGGTCTAG